From Saccharothrix espanaensis DSM 44229, the proteins below share one genomic window:
- a CDS encoding SIR2 family protein, whose amino-acid sequence MSNKTFIKQLKRDSETNKIALILGAGVSSAATKGALVATWQGLLLDGLEFLADIDSDPGPAKIFHTALSTATDADALVAVAQWVRSRFNRVPGEFSDWLNRTVGDLEIKDTTLLSTLPNVERIVTTNYDILVERHLGRQSLNWTDDNASNEYRRNPKPYVFHAHGLYKDPRSIILSGEDYGRLEEDNGVHRMLTDLASSYSLLFIGFGQGFEDPNFRRLVNWLRNEQGTSPYRHYLLLLDSERTSVDFYRNLSGRITPIFYGADHSNLPNFLADLTRSNTRPADELLSVVAEPPAEQKLTYAQLLPSEMALIIGDVERELGAALQLSPFQLSALKLCRSAVVDGKSGLLSAVTGTGKTTIARIAVNMAVALGKSGIELLPTKALVAQERSEWDRWIDAWTTNSHKKMRVYGSSRDYPENDRPVSRGRYEVALAIYEKLGVYLVSGRTPLANTRIAVVDELQMLVENSQRAAKLEAILTSIRLMPEALRPAILGLSATLPADATESLRRWLGVNEDMIAMSNQRPIPLDTYVMDAIGWKVQPDAHLFNIPGQAPPPPSDYRKHDLNGRLQQNRETLSGKIPHLATGELAATLIDHVLEKDENRRIICFVPSRTSALELASAVHALLKNRTGAPTKGSPWSHGRFATEQTAENSEERYNALRYSDLPQADVVVRGLREGVAAHSASFPAPLRRLLEDEFRREDGLLRVLIATDTLAVGVNLPADTVIATSISGYTGTPRRRHLLTPSDLDNKAGRAGRRGKTQRSRGEFYLIASAFDLENIEGLSAPDLQTLSTVEGIYNEFVATDTRTSKIASCYRTTPELSSLVLHILCQDGFAREESAWLRRVEEILSCVLLAHEKDAPALPSAQEVLDELVTRKLVVKRHNGKLTLSGIGVALARSSLDLDAANTLERLARLVSANAGDIDLLWNTCRSQSIQTTTDWVSLPPVATKHYPSLKEAVIRLGNAYCAESELLRRDAARRCGANNYPVREALVERGSSVVSTELRELLLSDGETASDSDVTALLRALVSYEWSRGLPFGEIKARFSTVVKSEESQPGEAPITIKIHYSDVEQLCEQIAGVISSAAEICVAMDGLDYSGRAMRLGQEVETGLPAWLAPIAKMRIPALHRERLAFLWDAKPPADSIVEVLERPEFVEHPGIRRSDLQSAAQTISLREQEDQTFRNRIAQRWAATFIPGGEGEVFEDISDRLDAAQDAKDYLGVLCDLANSLRVDVGLIEREKQFVSVLWQAGQRIARIYVPSGPLTQAGVEWVGKRKGMVILSTRMVPGAITASDQPTQARFVQPEHLLSMLARLIDTRETGLHPEEVVDGVSRIMVSSFSSESWYLYEPDSVGAPPPFPGDELPSLERAVAVPSADDSMLD is encoded by the coding sequence ATGAGTAACAAGACATTCATCAAACAGTTGAAACGTGACAGCGAGACGAACAAAATCGCACTCATCCTGGGCGCAGGTGTGAGTTCGGCGGCCACCAAAGGGGCGTTGGTCGCGACCTGGCAGGGACTACTGCTCGACGGGCTAGAATTCTTAGCCGACATAGACTCGGATCCGGGACCGGCGAAAATCTTCCACACCGCGCTGTCGACCGCCACTGACGCCGACGCGTTGGTGGCGGTCGCCCAGTGGGTCAGGAGCCGTTTCAACAGGGTGCCGGGTGAGTTCAGCGACTGGCTGAACCGGACGGTCGGCGACCTAGAGATCAAGGACACGACGTTGCTCTCGACTCTGCCGAACGTCGAGCGCATAGTAACCACGAACTACGACATCCTGGTCGAGCGACACCTGGGGCGCCAGTCGCTTAATTGGACCGACGACAATGCGTCCAACGAGTACCGGCGCAATCCGAAGCCGTACGTCTTCCACGCCCACGGTCTCTATAAGGATCCACGGTCGATCATTCTCAGCGGAGAGGACTACGGTCGACTCGAAGAGGACAACGGCGTCCATCGGATGCTCACCGACCTCGCCAGCTCGTACTCCCTGTTGTTTATCGGCTTCGGCCAAGGGTTCGAGGATCCCAATTTCCGCCGATTGGTCAACTGGCTACGGAACGAACAAGGCACCTCTCCCTATCGACACTACCTACTCCTCCTCGATTCCGAGCGAACATCGGTCGACTTCTACCGCAACCTGTCTGGCAGGATCACCCCCATCTTCTACGGCGCTGACCACTCCAATTTGCCCAACTTCCTCGCCGACCTGACTCGGAGCAACACAAGACCTGCGGACGAGTTGCTTTCCGTCGTCGCCGAGCCGCCGGCCGAGCAGAAACTCACCTATGCACAGCTACTGCCGAGCGAAATGGCTCTCATCATCGGGGACGTGGAACGGGAGCTAGGCGCAGCTCTCCAGCTCTCACCTTTCCAACTCTCCGCCTTGAAGCTGTGCCGGTCGGCCGTAGTCGACGGCAAGTCCGGCCTCCTGAGCGCCGTGACCGGAACCGGCAAGACCACGATCGCGAGAATAGCGGTCAATATGGCGGTCGCCTTGGGGAAATCAGGCATAGAACTGCTGCCGACCAAAGCGCTGGTCGCGCAGGAGAGGAGCGAGTGGGATCGCTGGATCGACGCCTGGACCACCAACTCTCACAAGAAGATGCGGGTGTACGGTTCGAGCCGGGACTACCCGGAGAACGACCGCCCGGTGTCACGGGGACGATACGAAGTCGCCTTGGCGATCTACGAGAAGCTGGGTGTATACCTGGTGAGCGGTCGGACACCACTGGCCAACACCCGCATTGCCGTAGTCGACGAGTTGCAGATGCTCGTCGAGAACAGCCAGCGCGCGGCGAAGCTAGAAGCCATCCTCACCTCCATTCGGCTCATGCCGGAAGCCCTGCGACCGGCGATTCTCGGGCTCTCCGCGACCCTACCCGCGGACGCGACCGAGTCGCTAAGGCGGTGGTTGGGCGTGAACGAGGACATGATCGCGATGTCCAATCAACGCCCGATCCCCCTCGACACCTACGTGATGGACGCGATCGGCTGGAAGGTCCAGCCCGATGCCCACCTGTTCAACATCCCCGGTCAGGCGCCGCCGCCGCCGTCGGACTACCGGAAGCACGACCTGAACGGCCGCCTGCAGCAAAACAGGGAAACGCTCTCAGGCAAGATCCCCCACCTGGCCACCGGTGAACTGGCCGCCACGCTGATCGACCACGTCCTCGAGAAGGACGAGAACCGCAGAATCATCTGCTTCGTACCTTCGAGGACATCGGCCCTCGAACTCGCGTCGGCCGTGCACGCTCTGCTCAAGAACCGCACCGGCGCGCCCACCAAGGGTTCCCCGTGGAGCCACGGCAGGTTCGCCACGGAGCAGACCGCCGAGAACTCCGAGGAGCGCTACAACGCCCTGCGCTACTCCGACCTACCCCAGGCTGACGTCGTGGTCAGGGGATTGAGGGAGGGCGTCGCCGCGCACAGCGCATCGTTCCCCGCCCCGCTGCGCAGGCTGCTGGAGGACGAGTTCCGCCGCGAAGACGGTCTGCTCCGCGTGCTCATCGCCACGGACACGCTCGCGGTCGGGGTGAACCTGCCCGCCGACACGGTGATCGCCACGAGCATCTCCGGGTACACGGGAACACCCAGGCGCAGGCACCTCCTCACGCCGTCCGACCTCGACAATAAGGCGGGCCGCGCTGGGCGCCGGGGCAAGACCCAACGCTCCCGCGGTGAGTTCTACCTGATCGCCAGCGCGTTCGACCTGGAGAACATCGAAGGGCTGTCAGCCCCCGACCTACAGACCCTGTCCACCGTCGAAGGTATCTACAACGAGTTCGTGGCCACCGACACCCGCACCAGCAAGATCGCTTCCTGTTACCGCACCACCCCTGAGTTGAGCAGCCTAGTGCTGCACATCCTCTGCCAGGACGGGTTCGCCCGCGAGGAATCGGCGTGGTTGCGTCGGGTCGAGGAAATCCTGTCCTGCGTGCTGCTCGCCCACGAGAAAGACGCCCCAGCACTGCCTTCGGCGCAAGAGGTGCTGGACGAGCTCGTCACCCGCAAGCTGGTGGTCAAGCGGCATAACGGGAAGCTCACCCTTTCCGGAATCGGAGTCGCCTTGGCCAGGTCTAGCCTGGACCTCGACGCGGCCAACACCCTGGAGCGGCTCGCCCGCTTGGTGTCCGCCAACGCCGGCGACATCGATCTGCTCTGGAACACCTGTCGCAGTCAGTCCATCCAGACGACAACAGACTGGGTCTCACTGCCGCCGGTCGCGACGAAGCACTACCCTTCGCTCAAAGAAGCCGTGATCCGCCTCGGCAATGCCTACTGCGCCGAGTCGGAACTGCTCCGCCGCGACGCGGCACGGCGCTGTGGCGCGAATAACTACCCCGTGCGCGAAGCGCTGGTCGAACGCGGTTCCTCTGTCGTCTCGACGGAGTTGCGGGAACTGCTCCTCTCGGACGGGGAGACCGCGTCCGACTCTGACGTGACGGCACTCCTTCGCGCCCTGGTCTCGTACGAGTGGTCCCGCGGCCTGCCGTTCGGCGAGATTAAGGCCCGCTTCTCCACCGTCGTCAAGTCGGAGGAGAGCCAGCCCGGCGAGGCGCCCATAACCATCAAGATCCATTATTCGGATGTCGAGCAACTGTGCGAGCAGATCGCCGGCGTGATCAGCAGCGCAGCGGAGATCTGCGTGGCGATGGACGGCTTGGACTACTCAGGCAGGGCGATGAGGCTCGGCCAAGAGGTCGAAACCGGCCTCCCGGCCTGGCTGGCGCCGATCGCCAAGATGAGGATACCGGCCCTGCACCGGGAGCGGCTCGCCTTCCTGTGGGACGCCAAGCCGCCCGCCGACTCGATCGTGGAGGTGCTCGAACGCCCCGAGTTCGTCGAACACCCCGGTATCCGCCGATCCGACCTCCAGAGCGCGGCGCAGACCATCAGCCTGCGCGAACAGGAGGACCAGACGTTCCGCAACCGCATCGCGCAGCGCTGGGCGGCTACCTTCATCCCGGGCGGCGAGGGCGAAGTGTTCGAGGACATCAGCGACCGCCTAGACGCTGCACAGGACGCCAAGGACTACCTCGGCGTCCTGTGCGACCTCGCGAATAGCCTGCGGGTCGACGTCGGGTTGATCGAGCGGGAGAAGCAGTTCGTCTCGGTGTTGTGGCAGGCGGGGCAGAGGATCGCGCGCATCTACGTGCCGAGCGGTCCGTTGACCCAGGCTGGCGTCGAGTGGGTGGGCAAGAGGAAGGGGATGGTCATCTTGAGCACTCGGATGGTGCCGGGTGCCATCACGGCGTCCGACCAACCCACTCAAGCGCGGTTCGTCCAGCCCGAGCATCTGCTGTCGATGCTGGCTCGATTGATCGACACCCGCGAGACGGGCCTGCACCCCGAGGAAGTCGTCGACGGCGTGTCGCGGATTATGGTCTCGTCGTTCAGCTCGGAGAGCTGGTATCTCTACGAACCGGACTCCGTGGGCGCGCCGCCCCCGTTCCCCGGCGACGAACTGCCGTCCCTGGAACGAGCGGTGGCCGTTCCCTCTGCCGACGACTCCATGCTCGACTGA
- a CDS encoding 5'-methylthioadenosine/S-adenosylhomocysteine nucleosidase family protein, whose translation MPTSTPDRGLTWRESARAARTVLAAEHGRRARAAVRPRTSRGLVRDRAPLAVGLYAASRDGRLIRQGHDGFALLEPPLSRTPAPRWRGLAHAVVDRVDRNWGAVVLGTPPTLALLTATALALIPGTGLVALVPVLFTMVHVAVLLTAPLVLALLPRRAPGPDATRLSLLSGTHWTMTLFHQGNDQRVDELFDRVRERLRHLLTTELTATGRQQGTAADNVRVTESLVCLHDGVTTTRAQDLITARHPGTTWGDGADFSVARFDQHPDDAPRVPNPPLAFVRLYLWANVIVVLGLALLVSGQERAACLDRPCANAPTEYWDALIWTAYQLVWRQPPGTEAVSGFAAVIGWLLSPLLPLLLLVSFVAYRRHRRYLDHIRRTNGRTPMSTRLLVVTVTPEERDAVIDSFDRYTDNESTPDFRRGRVPTVRLGEIADTEVFLIQVPTAGGVGASTVSQVAADVIRDLKPHCAIITGICYGLKPVEQELGDVLVSAVIRDLDHAKLTDVDGRVVRQDRSERVAPSPVLHTAAIAAQRQWQRQSGLRVRFGEILSWNKLVNSELVVTDLRERYPDAIGADMEGAAFYAVTRWAGVESILIKSICDWADGTKDDSHHVVAAANAAGFVLHLVRVGAITVGHRC comes from the coding sequence GTGCCCACTTCGACCCCCGATCGAGGGCTCACCTGGCGCGAGAGCGCCCGCGCCGCGCGCACCGTCCTCGCCGCCGAGCACGGCCGCCGGGCGCGGGCCGCGGTGCGCCCCCGGACCTCGCGCGGCCTCGTCCGCGACCGCGCGCCGCTGGCCGTCGGGTTGTACGCCGCGTCCCGCGACGGCCGGCTGATCCGGCAGGGCCACGACGGGTTCGCACTTCTGGAACCTCCGCTCAGCCGCACCCCGGCACCCCGCTGGCGGGGCCTCGCCCACGCGGTGGTCGACCGGGTGGACCGGAACTGGGGCGCCGTCGTGCTCGGCACTCCCCCGACCCTGGCGCTCCTCACCGCGACCGCCCTGGCCCTGATCCCGGGTACCGGCTTGGTGGCGCTCGTCCCGGTCCTGTTCACGATGGTGCACGTCGCCGTGCTGCTCACCGCCCCTTTGGTGCTCGCGCTACTGCCGCGCCGCGCACCCGGCCCGGACGCCACCCGGTTGAGCCTGCTGTCCGGGACGCACTGGACGATGACGTTGTTCCACCAGGGAAACGACCAGCGCGTCGACGAGCTGTTCGACCGGGTCCGGGAACGCCTGCGGCACCTGCTGACCACCGAGTTGACCGCCACCGGTAGGCAACAAGGCACAGCCGCGGACAACGTGCGGGTGACCGAGTCGCTGGTGTGCCTGCACGACGGCGTCACCACCACGCGGGCCCAGGACCTGATCACCGCCCGACACCCCGGCACGACATGGGGCGACGGCGCGGACTTCTCGGTCGCGCGGTTCGATCAGCACCCGGACGACGCCCCACGCGTGCCCAACCCGCCGCTCGCGTTCGTCCGGCTCTACCTGTGGGCCAACGTGATCGTCGTGCTCGGCCTCGCGCTGCTCGTCTCCGGGCAGGAACGGGCGGCCTGCCTCGACCGGCCGTGCGCGAACGCCCCGACCGAGTACTGGGACGCGTTGATCTGGACCGCCTACCAACTCGTCTGGCGCCAACCGCCCGGCACCGAGGCGGTGAGCGGCTTCGCCGCCGTCATCGGCTGGCTGCTCAGCCCCCTGCTACCGCTGCTCCTGCTGGTCTCGTTCGTCGCATACCGGCGACACCGACGCTACCTCGACCACATCCGCCGCACCAACGGAAGGACCCCGATGAGCACACGCCTCCTCGTCGTCACCGTCACCCCCGAAGAACGGGACGCGGTCATCGACTCGTTCGACCGCTACACCGACAACGAGTCCACGCCGGACTTCCGCCGCGGCCGGGTACCGACCGTCCGGCTCGGCGAGATCGCCGACACCGAGGTGTTCCTCATCCAGGTGCCGACAGCGGGCGGGGTCGGCGCGTCGACGGTGTCCCAGGTCGCCGCCGACGTCATCCGCGACCTCAAGCCGCACTGCGCGATCATCACCGGCATCTGCTACGGCCTCAAGCCCGTCGAACAGGAACTGGGCGACGTGCTGGTGTCCGCAGTCATCCGCGACCTCGACCACGCCAAGCTGACCGACGTTGACGGCCGGGTCGTGCGCCAGGACCGCAGCGAGCGCGTGGCGCCCTCCCCCGTCCTGCACACCGCCGCGATCGCCGCGCAACGCCAGTGGCAGCGCCAGTCCGGTCTTCGAGTCCGGTTCGGCGAGATACTGTCGTGGAATAAGCTCGTCAACTCCGAGCTCGTGGTGACGGACCTGCGGGAGCGCTACCCGGACGCCATCGGCGCCGACATGGAAGGCGCCGCCTTCTACGCCGTGACGCGGTGGGCCGGGGTCGAGAGCATCCTGATCAAGTCGATCTGCGACTGGGCCGACGGCACCAAGGACGACTCCCACCACGTCGTCGCGGCGGCCAATGCGGCGGGTTTCGTCCTCCACCTGGTCCGGGTCGGCGCGATCACCGTCGGCCACCGCTGCTAA
- a CDS encoding NUDIX hydrolase has protein sequence MIRAQRPSHQVWKLTADLVIFTIRTPDLLPGGSPTTARELCILLVTRGNDPYRGAWALPGGFVRQGESLGDAAVRELHEETGIRGGALPLEQVKTYSEPGRDPRGPIATCAFLAIAPDLADAEAGTDAASAAWVPVRRVLDGLDLAFDHAEIVRDALALARAKLRFTTIATSFCGPRFTIKQLREVYETVWGVKLDGPNFHRKVADDTGFIVPTGENEKTSGRPAALYRAGDAVMLDRPILPSTPL, from the coding sequence ATGATCCGCGCGCAACGTCCGTCGCACCAGGTCTGGAAGCTCACCGCGGACCTGGTGATCTTCACTATCCGGACGCCGGACCTGCTGCCCGGTGGCTCGCCCACGACCGCGCGCGAGCTGTGCATCCTGCTGGTCACCCGCGGCAACGACCCGTACCGCGGCGCCTGGGCGCTGCCGGGGGGCTTCGTCCGGCAGGGGGAGTCCCTGGGGGACGCTGCGGTCCGTGAGTTGCACGAGGAGACCGGCATCCGGGGGGGCGCGCTGCCGCTGGAGCAGGTGAAGACGTACTCCGAGCCTGGGCGCGACCCGCGCGGCCCGATCGCCACCTGCGCGTTCCTTGCGATCGCGCCCGACCTGGCCGACGCCGAGGCGGGCACGGACGCGGCGAGCGCGGCCTGGGTCCCGGTGCGCCGCGTGCTGGACGGGCTGGACTTGGCGTTCGACCACGCCGAGATCGTCCGCGACGCGCTGGCGCTCGCCCGCGCGAAGCTCCGGTTCACCACGATCGCCACGTCGTTCTGCGGGCCGCGGTTTACGATCAAGCAGCTGCGCGAGGTCTACGAGACGGTGTGGGGCGTCAAGCTGGACGGCCCCAACTTCCACCGCAAGGTCGCCGACGATACCGGTTTCATCGTGCCGACCGGGGAAAACGAGAAGACCAGCGGTCGCCCCGCGGCCCTGTACCGCGCGGGCGACGCGGTCATGCTGGACCGGCCGATCCTACCGTCGACCCCCCTCTGA
- a CDS encoding NUDIX domain-containing protein, producing MTTTLPARLRTGLTVDIALFTVHDRRLHVLAIRRGKPPYRGAVALPGGFVEKGEAVIGAALRELGEEAGLAVPAADLERVGVYGARGRDPRGWMISVAFAGYVPEAVAARAGSDARAVEWVPVDVLRSPGTEVAFDHRAIVRDAVTTFRDRLQYTAVALDFLPSEFTLDELRGVYEAVWGRPLGARGFADAVLGAGGFVERHGAVYRRGASAVLVPPIARRR from the coding sequence GTGACCACGACTCTGCCGGCCCGGTTGCGCACCGGGCTCACCGTTGATATCGCCTTGTTCACCGTCCATGACCGCCGCCTGCACGTCCTCGCCATCCGGCGCGGCAAACCCCCGTACCGCGGCGCGGTCGCGCTGCCCGGCGGGTTCGTAGAAAAGGGGGAGGCGGTGATCGGCGCCGCGCTGCGCGAGCTGGGTGAGGAGGCCGGGCTCGCGGTGCCCGCCGCCGACCTGGAGCGGGTCGGCGTGTACGGGGCGCGCGGGCGGGACCCGCGCGGGTGGATGATCAGCGTCGCGTTCGCCGGATACGTGCCCGAAGCGGTTGCGGCCCGTGCTGGCAGCGACGCCCGCGCCGTCGAGTGGGTCCCGGTCGACGTGCTGCGGTCGCCCGGGACCGAGGTGGCCTTCGACCACCGTGCGATCGTCCGCGACGCCGTCACGACCTTCCGCGACCGGCTCCAGTACACCGCGGTGGCGTTGGACTTCCTCCCGTCAGAGTTCACTTTGGACGAACTGCGCGGCGTCTACGAGGCGGTGTGGGGCAGGCCGTTGGGCGCGCGCGGATTCGCCGACGCAGTCCTGGGCGCGGGGGGTTTCGTGGAGCGGCACGGTGCGGTGTACCGGCGGGGGGCGAGCGCCGTGCTGGTGCCGCCGATCGCCCGACGGCGCTGA
- a CDS encoding OmpA family protein: MNAMFARFLSSLLPGLLVLTGCASSEADAPTGAVAAEECERLAAVTPDQAAGTTVLVPDNTASHRATGFSAVVTAALVEAQGRGDRLLVMPVDGAGAPPRVARTIALEPAPGDDSPAAAQARKGVVTCVATWARDDLARPTAGGSAVLDIINAAALERPAKVIVLSDGIANVGQFDLDVLGFGAPGDRVAQRLADADAFAPQLSGISLLWNGLGATVPPLPQPVRADLERIWTAVLTKAGATATFDSTSGAALDPLPDLPADPVTVPEVESVALPCDGTEIIIPGVLLFAGESTVLEPGADEVLGEIARQLRARAGARARVDGHAAAYGDDSGRVVKSRLRAEAVKTKLVEFGVAGSRLTTEGWGSTAPLVDEFPGRTHDEAAAARNRRVTVVITEAGCDR, translated from the coding sequence ATGAATGCGATGTTCGCGCGGTTCCTGTCGTCCCTGTTACCCGGACTGCTGGTGCTCACCGGGTGCGCCTCGTCGGAGGCCGACGCCCCGACGGGCGCGGTCGCTGCGGAGGAGTGCGAGCGGCTGGCTGCGGTGACCCCGGACCAGGCCGCAGGCACCACCGTCCTGGTGCCGGACAACACGGCCTCCCATCGGGCGACCGGGTTCTCGGCCGTGGTCACCGCCGCCCTCGTCGAGGCCCAGGGGCGTGGTGACCGGCTGCTGGTCATGCCGGTCGACGGCGCCGGCGCACCACCCCGGGTGGCGCGCACAATTGCCCTCGAACCGGCGCCGGGGGACGACTCGCCCGCCGCCGCGCAGGCCCGCAAGGGCGTGGTGACGTGCGTCGCGACCTGGGCGCGCGACGACCTCGCCCGGCCCACCGCCGGGGGCAGTGCCGTCCTCGACATCATCAACGCCGCCGCGCTAGAGCGGCCCGCCAAGGTGATCGTGCTATCCGATGGGATCGCCAACGTCGGCCAGTTCGACCTCGACGTGCTGGGCTTCGGCGCTCCCGGCGACCGCGTGGCCCAACGGCTGGCAGACGCCGATGCCTTCGCGCCGCAGCTGTCGGGGATCTCACTGCTGTGGAACGGCTTGGGCGCCACGGTGCCGCCGCTGCCGCAGCCCGTGCGGGCCGATTTGGAGCGCATCTGGACGGCGGTGCTGACCAAGGCGGGCGCCACGGCGACCTTCGACAGTACGTCCGGCGCCGCCCTGGACCCGCTGCCCGACCTGCCCGCCGACCCGGTGACCGTGCCCGAGGTCGAGTCCGTCGCGTTGCCGTGCGACGGCACGGAGATCATTATCCCCGGCGTGCTGCTGTTCGCGGGCGAGAGCACGGTCCTGGAACCCGGCGCGGACGAGGTTCTGGGCGAGATAGCCCGACAATTGCGGGCGCGGGCGGGCGCGCGGGCCCGCGTCGACGGCCACGCCGCCGCCTACGGTGACGACTCTGGCCGCGTCGTGAAGTCGCGCCTGCGGGCTGAGGCGGTGAAGACGAAGCTGGTGGAGTTCGGCGTGGCGGGCTCCCGGCTGACCACGGAGGGCTGGGGCTCGACCGCGCCACTGGTCGACGAGTTCCCCGGCCGCACGCACGACGAGGCGGCGGCTGCGCGCAACCGCCGCGTCACGGTCGTCATCACGGAAGCGGGGTGCGACCGATGA
- a CDS encoding vWA domain-containing protein codes for MRGVLRLSADLAASATFARWGRRKVLPVLLVLLALLSGWYQWRRENPPLPSTIEGYALVGPRGPACLRIVIGLDVSGSMDQYAHPRDEALKSLLRWAKEGYSLRDADRVAVVDFALGASVRLPPQPVKSDVPALAAPAVDTGDTRVEQLLDRVAGFPDDGCETALLLLSDGIVTDLPPTHVEGNAMLAAHGIRSVHLLVPGVDVSVPDEWTRAFPIAPPITFDGADSGATSLVIGSVVAALTGQRFVPLNTPTP; via the coding sequence ATGCGCGGGGTGCTCAGGCTGTCCGCCGACCTCGCCGCGTCTGCGACCTTCGCGCGATGGGGCCGCCGGAAGGTGCTGCCCGTACTGCTGGTCCTGCTGGCGCTGCTGTCGGGGTGGTACCAGTGGCGGCGGGAGAACCCGCCGTTGCCGTCGACGATCGAGGGCTACGCGCTGGTCGGCCCGCGCGGGCCCGCATGCCTGCGGATCGTGATCGGCCTGGACGTGTCGGGCTCGATGGACCAGTACGCCCATCCCCGTGACGAGGCGCTGAAGAGCCTGCTGCGGTGGGCGAAGGAGGGCTATTCGCTACGGGACGCGGACCGGGTCGCGGTCGTGGACTTCGCGCTGGGTGCGAGCGTCCGGTTGCCACCCCAGCCGGTGAAGTCGGACGTGCCCGCCCTCGCCGCCCCGGCGGTCGACACCGGGGACACCCGGGTGGAGCAGTTGCTCGACCGGGTGGCGGGTTTCCCCGACGACGGATGCGAGACGGCGCTGCTGCTGCTGTCGGACGGTATCGTCACCGACCTGCCGCCCACCCACGTCGAGGGGAACGCCATGCTCGCCGCGCATGGGATCCGCTCGGTTCACCTCCTCGTGCCCGGTGTGGATGTGAGCGTCCCGGACGAGTGGACGCGGGCGTTCCCGATCGCGCCGCCGATCACGTTCGACGGCGCCGACTCCGGCGCCACGTCGCTGGTGATCGGGTCGGTGGTGGCTGCCCTGACCGGCCAGCGATTCGTGCCGCTGAACACCCCGACCCCGTGA